The Solanum pennellii chromosome 4, SPENNV200 genomic interval AAGTTGAATGAAGAAACTAATGAATCAAAAATATGAAGTAGAGGCAAACAGAAAGTAAATTAGTGCAGCTAAACACTTTCTTAATGTTATTCAAGCATAGCATTCAAAACATATTAAAGACAGCTCAAATCTGAAATcacaaaataaggaaaatgcAACACTCTGAAGTACAAACAGTACATGTACACGACTTTATTCAACAAACCAAGTAAACAAAAAGCAACATGTTCACTTGCAGCTCAGAAAAACACCATCGGAAGAGATTTCTATGTTTCTAGAAATGCGTTGTTGATTTTGTTAAGCCCTTTGACTACCTCTTTCATGTTTATTCTTGATTCCGGCATTTCATATGTGCAGTCTAAAGCCAATTCTATCATGAACGCAATGCAGATTTCACTTTTAGAAGTGATCTGTTCTTCCTCGGAAAAATTATTGGCATCCACACGTCCATCATACCCCTGAAAATGATTATGTTATCTATTTACTCAAGTCAAGATTAGCATTGCATATCTCTTCATTTGTTGGCCTTCTTTTGATCAAAACCTCCATCAACATTATGCCATAACTATAAACATCACCACTAGCTGACACTATTCCTTCCGAGCCATATTCTTAAACgtatgaaaatgaaaaagagtTGCTCATTTGAATATAACAGTAGTGCATGTTTTTATTTAGTTCTAGTATTTGCAAGGGCTTGATTTAGATAAGAAATAGTAAATCAAATAGAAATGTTATAATAtaagtgagaaagaaagaaagtagTATACATGGTGCCATGTACCCAAGAGTGTCCAACGTCTCGGTATGTGCCATGGACTTACTTATAGTTTCACCAACATGAGCCACTATATCTTCATCCAAAAGAACGTTGGCTGGCTTTAAGTCGCAATGAACTATTGGAGTGACATGACCATGATGTAGATATTCAATTGCCATTGCCACGTCAAGCATTATGGTGACTCTTTGATGAAGACTCAAGTGGAAATCTTCTCTGTACAACCTATTCTCAAGACTCCCGTTGGGcataaattgaagaacaaaggCCCTTATACAGTCACTAGAACATGTAGTAATCACTGGAACAAGATTTCTGTGTCTAACATTTCTCATCACCTCACATTCGATATCAAACCTCTTGCATACTTGCTCATTTTCCAGATCCAAAACCTTAATGGCCACTGCAGTTCCACTAGATAATGTGCCTTTGTACACATAGCAAGAGCTTCCCACACCAATTAAATtggattcatcaaaattatttgttGCTCGTTGAATCATGTGATAAGAAACTAATTGATGAGTCATGATCTCCGTTACCTTTTCAACATCTTTGGATTTTCCTTTCTTCTGTCGTTTCATTACCCAAATTAAAACCAACAAGAATATCACCAAGGATGAAATAACCATTGGAGTAACAATTTTTAGCATAACCTCCTTATGCTTTGATTGTTTTCCAGGATTAGTGATAGCATAAACAGAAATCTCCAATATGTGCATTCCGCAAAGACCTTTGTTCCCGAGAAATGATTGCAAAGTGGGATTTGCAAACACACCATCACCAGGTATCTCACCTTCTAAACCATTGAATGAAACATTAATGCTTTTAAGGTATGAGAGTTTTCCCAAAGACTTAGGAATAGTACCTGACAATGCATTTAAAGACAAATTTAAGAAATCCAAGCTTACCAAGTTGCCAAAGGATAATGGAATTTGgccaaaaaatgaattattcgACAGGTCAAGATGCTGCAGGTTTTGGAGTTTTCCCAATCTGCTTGGTATCATTCCTGAAAAGTGGTTACTGGAAAGATGTATTTCTACAATGGCTTTCCGTACTCCAATATCTGATGGAAAACCTCCCTCTGTAGAATTTTGTGACACATCTAAATAGAGAAGACCACTCATTTTCCAAAGCTTCAAtggaattttttatgaaaacttgTTAGAACCCAAATAAAGATGTTGTAGCATGCTAAGATTTCCTAACCATTCTGGAATAAATCCAGAGAGCTGATTAGCATCCATAAATAATATAACCAAATTAGATAAATGGCATACAGACTCTGGAATATGTCCCTGCAATTTATTGTTACTTAGAGATAGCCCTTGGAGTTGTTTAAGCTTACCAAATTGGAAGTTGTTAGAGATAGCGAGGCATGTTACTTAGAGATAGTGAGGCATGTGGCCTATGCCATAAGGGATGCTACCGTGGAAGTTGTTGTTCTTGAGATTGAGAACACTGAGGAAGGACAAATTGGCCAAAAATGGGGAAATTGTGCCTTGAAGTTGCAAACTAGGAAGACTCAAGGCTACAACCCTTTGCCTTTTTGAACTACATCTGACACCAAACCAAGAGCAAAAAGACTCATTTTTGGTCCAATTATTGGCCAAAAAATAATTGGGACTTGTAATAATGAGATTTTTGAAAGCTAGTAAAGCTTGTTGGTCAGTCCCATTTGAGGAAGCAACAAAGTAATATTAAATTACAAGTAGAAGAATCAATAAGAAAATGTGCTTCTCCATAGAATGTTTGTGTCTACAGTATTATAAAAggtcaatcatatatatatatatatatatatatatatatatactagtatctgaaacgtgcgttgcacgtttgtcccttaatatttttattttaaatttttctttataaagttCAATTATAGAATAAGAAATGCAGAAATTAACaattttagttatgatttaATCTCAAATGGTATGAATATGTCTATgaataactaattatttttccaGATCAAACAACTTATTTATTGAAGTAGTTTACAATGAATTTCTactcgaaaaaaataataaacagatGTAAAAGTCTTTGACGAAAGTAGcaaagacatgaagaagaaataaatgCAATTTAGTCATTGCTAAAATCAGAAATATAacaatctttttcttttgtgcTTATATGAATtgcattcttcttctttttttaaatatacaatagtatttttttaattaaaatagaaaaaattgacGAACATTATTCTCATTTTCGAATATTTTTTGATCTTTGTTTCCAtaagatttaaattaattatatgaaccaaaagattaatttaagaaattgggataaatagttctaatttaaaaataatcattccGTTTTCATATCAAACACTATATCGCTAAACATACTAAGATTGAGGCTTAAaccacacatacatatataaaaaggatAGATATACctggaaaaaaaagaatctcTAGCAGAATGAGAATGAATGGAAGATGAGAGAAAGAAAACTTATTGTATACCTATATAGAGTTTTGTAATGTAAAGAATATGGAAAGgtggagaaaattatataaacattGATCAACAATAACTATGAAAATATGACTTGAAACGTTTTTGAA includes:
- the LOC107016273 gene encoding receptor kinase-like protein Xa21 isoform X1, producing MSGLLYLDVSQNSTEGGFPSDIGVRKAIVEIHLSSNHFSGMIPSRLGKLQNLQHLDLSNNSFFGQIPLSFGNLVSLDFLNLSLNALSGTIPKSLGKLSYLKSINVSFNGLEGEIPGDGVFANPTLQSFLGNKGLCGMHILEISVYAITNPGKQSKHKEVMLKIVTPMVISSLVIFLLVLIWVMKRQKKGKSKDVEKVTEIMTHQLVSYHMIQRATNNFDESNLIGVGSSCYVYKGTLSSGTAVAIKVLDLENEQVCKRFDIECEVMRNVRHRNLVPVITTCSSDCIRAFVLQFMPNGSLENRLYREDFHLSLHQRVTIMLDVAMAIEYLHHGHVTPIVHCDLKPANVLLDEDIVAHVGETISKSMAHTETLDTLGYMAPWV
- the LOC107016273 gene encoding receptor kinase-like protein Xa21 isoform X2; this translates as MSGLLYLDVSQNSTEGGFPSDIGVRKAIVEIHLSSNHFSGMIPSRLGKLQNLQHLDLSNNSFFGQIPLSFGNLVSLDFLNLSLNALSGTIPKSLGKLSYLKSINVSFNGLEGEIPGDGVFANPTLQSFLGNKGLCGMHILEISVYAITNPGKQSKHKEVMLKIVTPMVISSLVIFLLVLIWVMKRQKKGKSKDVEKVTEIMTHQLVSYHMIQRATNNFDESNLIGVGSSCYVYKGTLSSGTAVAIKVLDLENEQVCKRFDIECEVMRNVRHRNLVPVITTCSSDCIRAFVLQFMPNGSLENRLYREDFHLSLHQRVTIMLDVAMAIEYLHHGHVTPIVHCDLKPANVLLDEDIVAHVGETIRV